A stretch of the Bacillota bacterium genome encodes the following:
- a CDS encoding sugar ABC transporter substrate-binding protein, with the protein YQQVGWSEMKDKVAVAIAGGSPPDVVRVSSAWGDLVADQGMLLDLRPYIERNEQQYRFSEFYPASVALWTDSKGRVYAFGNDLDMMGLFFNAELFDEAGVERPYQYNWDQWLEAAQKLTRDLDGDGKPDQYGFTNWWFHYITLVWANGGSIFTPDLRRSALGSPEAREALNFYRRFFELNTVATFDLSKAAGYPHSAAHFKAGKVAMAPAGSWMPNYWVWDAQKNQYNFDFDVAHMPLSYRGGRATSLEGSGYAIPVNAANKEDAFQFLAFITSNEWQSEFVTAAFPSRRPVAEKAFAGPQVPENRAVFLEIATYARPFPKGVEWQGRTKGVVLQNLGQFLTGQKGLEEVLTTIDEQLQPLLAELAATRK; encoded by the coding sequence TACCAGCAGGTTGGCTGGTCGGAGATGAAGGACAAGGTGGCCGTGGCTATCGCCGGTGGTTCGCCACCGGACGTGGTGCGGGTGAGCTCGGCTTGGGGCGACCTGGTAGCCGACCAGGGCATGTTGCTGGATCTGCGGCCATACATCGAGCGCAACGAGCAGCAGTACCGGTTTAGCGAATTCTACCCGGCGTCCGTAGCGCTTTGGACGGACAGCAAGGGGCGGGTTTACGCCTTCGGCAACGACCTGGACATGATGGGCCTGTTCTTCAACGCCGAGCTTTTCGACGAGGCAGGCGTCGAGCGGCCCTACCAGTACAACTGGGACCAGTGGCTGGAGGCAGCCCAGAAGCTCACCCGGGACCTGGACGGTGATGGGAAGCCCGACCAGTACGGTTTCACCAACTGGTGGTTCCACTACATCACCCTGGTCTGGGCCAACGGTGGCTCCATCTTCACGCCAGACCTGAGGCGTTCGGCACTGGGCTCGCCCGAGGCGCGGGAGGCGCTCAACTTCTACCGCCGCTTCTTCGAGCTCAACACGGTGGCCACGTTCGACCTTTCCAAGGCCGCCGGCTACCCCCACTCCGCAGCGCACTTCAAGGCCGGCAAGGTCGCCATGGCGCCGGCTGGCTCGTGGATGCCCAACTACTGGGTATGGGACGCTCAGAAGAACCAGTACAATTTCGACTTCGACGTGGCCCACATGCCCCTCAGCTACCGCGGCGGCCGCGCCACCAGCCTGGAGGGGTCCGGCTATGCCATCCCGGTGAACGCCGCCAACAAGGAAGATGCGTTCCAGTTCCTGGCGTTCATCACGTCGAACGAGTGGCAGTCTGAGTTCGTCACCGCTGCCTTCCCGTCCAGGCGCCCGGTCGCCGAGAAGGCATTTGCCGGCCCGCAGGTGCCGGAGAACCGGGCGGTGTTCCTGGAGATTGCGACGTACGCCCGACCGTTCCCCAAGGGCGTGGAGTGGCAGGGCCGCACGAAGGGCGTCGTGCTGCAGAACCTCGGGCAGTTTCTCACCGGCCAGAAAGGCCTCGAGGAGGTCCTGACCACCATCG